One part of the Alosa alosa isolate M-15738 ecotype Scorff River chromosome 4, AALO_Geno_1.1, whole genome shotgun sequence genome encodes these proteins:
- the LOC125293884 gene encoding protein B4 isoform X1 has translation MGPKRAAAVKDEVAAEPEMDTEKEVKQTKKAKTDGGGSNKAPKAPTAPKSHPSAMVMVEEALKELDSRKGVSAQAVRTYIIQKYPSVDPIRLKYMVRRALSKGLESGALVRPANSTAIGAQGKFRVAVKSKAKKPVPKTKENADPNKQKSPKATKTKPKPKESKDQEPGVKKTKAASKKETDASEAKSKPAAKKEKGPSDAKPTKAKGGAASKVAPAKKPKAKAAGEAGEGPAKPKAKTLKAAKASEEAELKPAGQKRGAKTQKAAEGAEAKSEGAKAKGPKGKKAAE, from the exons ATGGGTCCAAAAAGAGCCGCGGCAGTCAAAGACGAAGTAGCTGCAGAGCCAGAAATGGACACAGAAAAGGAGGTTAAACAGACCAAAAAAGCCAAAACTG ATGGCGGTGGATCTAATAAAGCACCTAAAGCGCCTACAGCGCCTAAAAGCCACCCGTCCGCgatggtgatggtggaggaGGCGTTGAAAGAGTTGGACTCGCGTAAAGGCGTCTCCGCACAGGCGGTGCGCACCTACATCATTCAGAAGTACCCCTCGGTGGACCCTATCAGACTCAAGTACATGGTGCGGAGAGCTCTCTCGAAAGGGCTGGAGTCGGGCGCTCTGGTGCGACCTGCCAATTCAACTGCAATTGGCGCTCAGGGCAAATTTCGA GTTGCAGTCAAAAGTAAGGCTAAAAAGCCTGTCCCAAAGACAAAGGAAAATGCAGATCCGAATAAACAGAAGTCCCCCAAAGCTacgaaaacaaaaccaaaaccgAAGGAGTCCAAGGACCAGGAACCAG GGGTGAAAAAGACCAAGGCTGCTTCAAAAAAGGAAACTGATGCTTCT GAAGCTAAATCCAAGCCAGCTGCAAAGAAGGAAAAGGGTCCTTCT GATGCCAAACCCACGAAGGCTAAGGGTGGTGCTGCCTCCAAGGTGGCCCCTGCAAAGAAGCCCAAGGCCAAGGCTGCAGGAGAGGCTGGGGAAGGTCCCGCCAAGCCCAAGGCCAAGACTCTAAAGGCCGCCAAGGCTTCAGAGGAGGCCGAATTGAAGCCTGCCGGACAGAAGAGGGGAGCCAAGACTCAGAAGGCAGCAGAGGGCGCGGAGGCCAAATCAGAGGGAGCCAAAGCAAAGGGCCCCAAAGGAAAGAAGGCTGCAGAATAG
- the LOC125293884 gene encoding protein B4 isoform X2 produces the protein MGPKRAAAVKDEVAAEPEMDTEKEVKQTKKAKTDGGGSNKAPKAPTAPKSHPSAMVMVEEALKELDSRKGVSAQAVRTYIIQKYPSVDPIRLKYMVRRALSKGLESGALVRPANSTAIGAQGKFRVAVKSKAKKPVPKTKENADPNKQKSPKATKTKPKPKESKDQEPGVKKTKAASKKETDASDAKPTKAKGGAASKVAPAKKPKAKAAGEAGEGPAKPKAKTLKAAKASEEAELKPAGQKRGAKTQKAAEGAEAKSEGAKAKGPKGKKAAE, from the exons ATGGGTCCAAAAAGAGCCGCGGCAGTCAAAGACGAAGTAGCTGCAGAGCCAGAAATGGACACAGAAAAGGAGGTTAAACAGACCAAAAAAGCCAAAACTG ATGGCGGTGGATCTAATAAAGCACCTAAAGCGCCTACAGCGCCTAAAAGCCACCCGTCCGCgatggtgatggtggaggaGGCGTTGAAAGAGTTGGACTCGCGTAAAGGCGTCTCCGCACAGGCGGTGCGCACCTACATCATTCAGAAGTACCCCTCGGTGGACCCTATCAGACTCAAGTACATGGTGCGGAGAGCTCTCTCGAAAGGGCTGGAGTCGGGCGCTCTGGTGCGACCTGCCAATTCAACTGCAATTGGCGCTCAGGGCAAATTTCGA GTTGCAGTCAAAAGTAAGGCTAAAAAGCCTGTCCCAAAGACAAAGGAAAATGCAGATCCGAATAAACAGAAGTCCCCCAAAGCTacgaaaacaaaaccaaaaccgAAGGAGTCCAAGGACCAGGAACCAG GGGTGAAAAAGACCAAGGCTGCTTCAAAAAAGGAAACTGATGCTTCT GATGCCAAACCCACGAAGGCTAAGGGTGGTGCTGCCTCCAAGGTGGCCCCTGCAAAGAAGCCCAAGGCCAAGGCTGCAGGAGAGGCTGGGGAAGGTCCCGCCAAGCCCAAGGCCAAGACTCTAAAGGCCGCCAAGGCTTCAGAGGAGGCCGAATTGAAGCCTGCCGGACAGAAGAGGGGAGCCAAGACTCAGAAGGCAGCAGAGGGCGCGGAGGCCAAATCAGAGGGAGCCAAAGCAAAGGGCCCCAAAGGAAAGAAGGCTGCAGAATAG